A single window of Flavobacteriales bacterium DNA harbors:
- a CDS encoding O-succinylhomoserine sulfhydrylase: MSDFQEFETLAIRNQAEKTQFKEHAVPMFLTSSFTFDDAEEMRAAFASEIDRNIYSRFSNPNTSELVEKMCALEEAEAGFAFASGMAGIFASFAGVLKAGDHIVASRSIFGAIHTMLANVLSRFGITHTLVDADKPQAWEAAIQPNTRMIFLETPSNPGLDIVDLEWAGNLADKHNLILNVDNCFATPYLQRPMDYGAHIVSHSATKYIDGQGRVMGGVVVGRKQYIDEIYQFARTTGPSMSPFNAWVLSKSLETLAIRMERHCSNAHKLATCLDSHPEVEWVRYPFLTSHPQYEIAQRQMKLGGGIVTFQVKGGLERGKKFLDALEMASLTANLGDSRTIATHPASTTHSKLSDEERMAVGITPGLVRVSVGLENIIDIIKDIEQALERSK, encoded by the coding sequence ATGAGTGATTTTCAAGAATTCGAAACCCTGGCCATCCGGAACCAGGCAGAAAAAACCCAATTCAAGGAACATGCGGTACCTATGTTCCTCACCTCCAGCTTTACTTTCGATGATGCGGAAGAAATGCGCGCTGCTTTTGCATCAGAGATAGATCGTAATATTTACAGTCGCTTCTCCAATCCCAACACTTCAGAGCTGGTAGAAAAAATGTGTGCCCTGGAAGAGGCGGAGGCGGGATTTGCATTCGCTTCCGGTATGGCCGGGATCTTTGCGTCTTTCGCCGGTGTGCTGAAGGCAGGTGATCATATCGTGGCCTCACGATCCATCTTCGGTGCCATTCATACCATGCTCGCCAATGTTCTCTCACGATTTGGGATCACACATACCCTGGTGGATGCAGATAAACCACAGGCATGGGAAGCGGCCATTCAACCCAACACCCGGATGATTTTCCTGGAAACTCCTTCCAATCCCGGATTGGATATTGTTGACCTGGAGTGGGCGGGAAACCTGGCGGATAAGCACAACCTCATCCTGAATGTAGATAACTGTTTTGCTACGCCCTACCTGCAACGACCCATGGATTACGGAGCGCACATTGTTTCTCATTCTGCCACCAAGTATATCGACGGTCAGGGTCGTGTGATGGGAGGTGTGGTGGTGGGCCGCAAGCAATACATAGACGAGATCTACCAGTTTGCACGTACCACCGGCCCGTCCATGTCGCCTTTTAATGCATGGGTGCTGAGTAAGAGTTTGGAAACATTGGCTATTCGGATGGAAAGACATTGTTCCAATGCCCACAAGTTGGCAACCTGCCTGGACAGTCATCCCGAAGTAGAGTGGGTGCGGTATCCATTCCTGACTTCACACCCCCAGTATGAGATAGCGCAAAGGCAAATGAAATTGGGCGGCGGCATAGTGACTTTTCAGGTGAAGGGCGGACTTGAACGTGGAAAGAAATTCCTGGATGCGCTGGAAATGGCTTCGCTGACCGCCAACCTGGGCGACAGTCGTACGATAGCCACACATCCCGCATCTACCACACATAGCAAACTTTCCGATGAAGAGCGTATGGCGGTGGGAATTACACCCGGACTCGTGCGTGTCTCCGTGGGGCTTGAGAACATCATAGATATCATTAAGGATATCGAACAGGCCCTGGAACGTTCTAAGTAA
- a CDS encoding rhomboid family intramembrane serine protease — translation MITLVIIVITGLVSVQAFSNHELFLRLRFNAYVTRNQKQWYRLGSYALLHADWMHLIVNMFVLYSFGQQVELEYRAYFGPIGMLFYVLLYTSSVVMSIIPSYEQQKNNPVYNSVGASGAVSAVLFAQVLFDPLGQVALYGIIPMPSILFAVVYLGYSWYMGKQGRDNINHHAHFFGAVYGMLFTVLLDKQIAVNFWELIKYKYFG, via the coding sequence ATGATAACCCTAGTCATTATCGTCATTACAGGACTGGTATCGGTTCAGGCATTTTCCAATCATGAGCTGTTTCTTAGGTTGCGTTTCAATGCCTATGTAACCCGCAATCAGAAACAATGGTACCGACTTGGGTCATATGCATTGTTGCATGCAGATTGGATGCATCTGATCGTGAACATGTTCGTGCTCTATTCCTTCGGACAACAGGTAGAGTTGGAATATCGGGCTTACTTCGGTCCCATTGGCATGCTCTTTTATGTGTTGTTGTATACGAGTTCGGTGGTGATGTCCATCATTCCAAGCTATGAGCAACAGAAGAACAATCCGGTTTACAACAGTGTGGGAGCGTCCGGTGCGGTATCTGCCGTGCTGTTTGCGCAGGTGTTGTTTGATCCGCTCGGCCAGGTTGCATTGTATGGGATCATTCCAATGCCTTCAATTCTTTTTGCGGTGGTTTACCTCGGGTATTCATGGTACATGGGTAAGCAAGGCCGCGATAACATCAACCACCATGCTCATTTTTTCGGAGCTGTATATGGCATGCTGTTTACCGTGTTGTTGGATAAGCAGATAGCTGTTAACTTCTGGGAGCTGATCAAATACAAGTATTTCGGTTGA
- a CDS encoding HAD family hydrolase: MKNKAIFLDRDGVINKERGAYTYLPEDFELNHGLLENLWRLQRAGFLLVVVSNQSGIAKGLYKEADALRLHEMFLAACREKSIEIAAFYFCPHHPDSGQCLCRKPGSLMIEKALARFDVDAGKSFLIGDRERDVRAAEAVGVKGILVASNEDITAVTNRILQAS, from the coding sequence TTGAAAAACAAAGCCATATTTCTGGACAGGGACGGCGTAATCAATAAAGAACGCGGAGCATATACCTACTTGCCGGAAGACTTTGAACTGAACCACGGATTGCTGGAAAACCTATGGCGATTACAACGGGCGGGTTTCCTGTTGGTCGTGGTTAGCAACCAAAGTGGTATAGCTAAAGGCTTGTACAAGGAAGCGGACGCGTTGCGGCTGCATGAGATGTTTCTCGCAGCCTGCAGGGAAAAATCCATCGAAATAGCAGCGTTTTATTTTTGCCCGCATCACCCCGATTCCGGTCAATGTCTATGCCGCAAGCCCGGCTCGTTAATGATTGAAAAAGCCCTTGCACGTTTTGATGTGGATGCGGGTAAGTCTTTTCTTATTGGTGACCGTGAACGGGATGTCCGGGCGGCTGAAGCGGTAGGGGTAAAGGGCATATTGGTGGCATCCAATGAAGATATCACGGCTGTTACAAACCGCATCCTTCAGGCGTCATGA
- a CDS encoding OsmC family protein, with amino-acid sequence MKIELNRLDDAFRFKATSEDGNSIIMDAGPNLGAQGKGVRPMQTLLMGLGGCSGIDIVMILKKQQQQIDDFHMEIEGEREAGKEPSLWKEVHVKFYLDGPLDPQKAWRAVDLSMNKYCSVAKTLEAHAHITFSVFVNNQEVHSEA; translated from the coding sequence ATGAAAATTGAACTGAACAGACTAGATGACGCTTTCCGATTCAAAGCGACCAGCGAAGACGGAAACAGCATTATTATGGATGCCGGCCCCAACCTGGGCGCCCAGGGGAAAGGGGTTCGTCCCATGCAGACTTTGTTGATGGGATTGGGCGGTTGTAGCGGTATTGATATCGTTATGATTCTTAAAAAACAGCAACAGCAGATCGATGATTTTCACATGGAGATAGAAGGTGAACGGGAAGCTGGCAAAGAGCCCTCCCTGTGGAAGGAAGTTCATGTGAAGTTTTACCTGGATGGCCCGCTTGACCCACAAAAGGCGTGGCGTGCGGTCGACTTGTCAATGAATAAGTACTGCTCGGTCGCCAAAACACTGGAGGCCCACGCGCATATCACCTTTTCCGTATTTGTAAACAACCAGGAGGTTCACTCCGAAGCTTAG
- a CDS encoding outer membrane beta-barrel protein: MKKHIYSSALLALLTLASIQVSAQEEEEMQHVGPDMRISAGITFGSLSYFGDIGYGTHNDLVSFATERRMFGLIGQKRLTDYIGVSGNLLFGRISKSERSNQPSRNKNFLSNIIQLDGQLMLHSDNDLTLAYDIEMAPYLAAGVGFMYFNSKTDLKAGNTDYYYWTNGKIMNRAENAPDAINAKEMNRDYVYETKLDSSHAAFTFPLTLGVTFKLHENVQADIKGSLYFTTTDYLDGYDNGVTGGVDMFSMVGVSVRYFLPEF; this comes from the coding sequence ATGAAGAAACACATTTACTCATCGGCTTTGCTTGCACTCCTGACATTGGCAAGCATACAGGTATCTGCGCAGGAGGAAGAAGAAATGCAACATGTCGGGCCAGACATGCGCATTTCAGCAGGAATCACGTTCGGCAGCTTGTCATACTTCGGTGACATCGGCTATGGCACACACAATGACCTGGTCAGTTTCGCCACGGAACGAAGGATGTTCGGACTCATAGGGCAAAAAAGACTGACCGATTACATAGGCGTGTCCGGGAATCTTCTTTTCGGAAGAATCAGCAAAAGTGAACGCTCCAATCAACCCAGCAGAAATAAAAATTTCCTGAGCAACATCATCCAGTTGGACGGACAGCTCATGCTACATTCCGACAACGACCTCACCCTGGCCTATGACATTGAGATGGCTCCCTACCTGGCCGCCGGCGTGGGATTCATGTATTTCAATTCCAAGACCGACCTGAAAGCCGGAAACACCGACTATTATTACTGGACGAATGGCAAGATCATGAACAGGGCCGAAAACGCCCCGGATGCCATCAATGCCAAAGAGATGAACCGCGACTATGTTTACGAAACCAAACTGGATTCATCCCATGCGGCATTCACGTTTCCGCTTACCCTCGGTGTTACCTTCAAGCTGCACGAGAATGTACAGGCCGACATCAAAGGCTCACTCTATTTCACCACAACCGACTACCTGGACGGATATGACAATGGTGTGACCGGTGGCGTGGACATGTTTTCCATGGTGGGCGTATCCGTTCGCTATTTCCTTCCCGAATTTTAA
- the metX gene encoding homoserine O-acetyltransferase has product MNPAQTYHHAETFELERGGRLPALDIAYHTYGELNAMGNNVIWVMHHLTANSDVADWWSVLFGEGKLLDPSRHFIVCANNLGSCYGTTGPSSLNPETGQPYLDTFPPITIRDIVHAHRLLKDHLGIRKIHTAIGGSMGGYQVLEWNSMEPGLFGCNILLATNAKETSWAIGVHETQRMAIELDPNWKKGNIGDAAQGLSLARAIGMLTYRSFEIFKQAQTDDDDRLDNFKASSYLRYQGDKLVKRYNAYSYWVLTHAMDSHNLGRGRASIETTLATITAPTLIMGINSDILCPVSEQQYLADHMPNATLETIDSTYGHDGFMVESDQIQQKAQAFFKKLSTLPG; this is encoded by the coding sequence ATGAACCCGGCGCAAACATATCACCATGCCGAAACTTTCGAGCTGGAACGCGGAGGACGGTTACCGGCCCTCGACATTGCCTATCACACCTACGGCGAGCTAAACGCCATGGGCAACAACGTGATCTGGGTCATGCATCACCTGACCGCCAATTCCGATGTGGCAGACTGGTGGTCGGTGTTGTTCGGTGAAGGAAAACTCCTTGACCCGAGCCGGCATTTCATTGTATGCGCCAACAACCTCGGCTCATGCTACGGAACCACCGGTCCTTCCTCCCTCAATCCTGAAACGGGCCAACCCTACCTGGACACCTTTCCTCCCATTACAATCAGGGATATCGTTCATGCACACAGGTTACTGAAAGACCACCTGGGTATCCGAAAAATCCATACGGCCATCGGAGGTTCCATGGGTGGATACCAGGTATTGGAATGGAACAGCATGGAACCCGGTCTGTTCGGATGCAACATCCTGCTGGCCACCAATGCAAAGGAAACATCGTGGGCCATTGGTGTTCATGAAACACAGCGGATGGCCATTGAACTGGACCCCAACTGGAAAAAAGGGAACATCGGTGACGCTGCGCAAGGTTTATCTTTGGCCAGGGCCATCGGCATGCTGACCTACCGCAGCTTTGAGATATTCAAACAGGCCCAGACCGATGATGACGACCGCCTGGACAACTTCAAGGCCAGTTCTTATCTCCGTTACCAGGGAGATAAGCTGGTCAAGCGCTATAATGCATATTCATACTGGGTGCTGACCCATGCGATGGACAGTCACAACCTTGGTCGTGGCCGAGCTTCCATTGAAACCACGCTTGCAACGATAACCGCACCAACACTCATCATGGGCATCAACAGTGACATCCTGTGCCCGGTCTCAGAACAACAATACCTGGCCGACCACATGCCCAACGCCACACTTGAAACCATTGATTCCACTTACGGGCATGACGGTTTCATGGTGGAATCCGACCAGATCCAGCAAAAGGCACAGGCCTTCTTTAAGAAATTATCTACCTTGCCGGGCTGA
- a CDS encoding universal stress protein, which translates to MDASTKQILVPVDFTDQSLIALSQSYKLAKMLDAEITLLKVIEQHGFLSGLFQKHEDEVTAEIQSKLDALVKQTEEKAGVRVNSLIAKGKPYEKILEVAGMINTVLIMMGTSGGAPGLKGMLIGSNALHIVRQTSCPVITIRGKHHRDGCDLIVLPLDLTKETKQKVDKAVMFAKMFDAKIAIVSAMFTKDEFIVNKLNRQMQQVKAFIQERGISCNAEIVKGLKGQETEADVIVDYAKRVEGDLIVIMTQQETEMTDLFLGSTAQRIISESDIPVLSLVPEKVLDGGNIVTPY; encoded by the coding sequence GGTTGATTTTACCGATCAGTCGTTGATTGCTTTGTCCCAGTCATACAAACTGGCGAAAATGCTGGATGCCGAGATCACCTTGTTAAAAGTGATTGAGCAGCATGGTTTTTTGTCCGGTTTGTTTCAGAAACATGAGGATGAAGTGACCGCTGAAATCCAGTCGAAACTGGATGCCTTGGTAAAGCAAACTGAAGAGAAGGCGGGAGTGCGTGTGAATTCGTTGATTGCCAAAGGAAAGCCGTATGAGAAGATACTGGAGGTAGCCGGAATGATCAACACGGTTTTGATCATGATGGGCACCAGTGGCGGAGCACCTGGTCTGAAAGGCATGTTGATCGGATCCAATGCGTTGCATATCGTAAGACAAACCAGCTGTCCTGTCATCACCATCCGGGGCAAACACCACCGGGATGGGTGTGACCTGATTGTGTTGCCCCTGGATCTGACCAAGGAAACCAAGCAAAAGGTTGACAAGGCGGTGATGTTCGCTAAAATGTTCGATGCCAAGATCGCCATCGTTTCTGCGATGTTCACCAAGGATGAGTTCATTGTGAACAAGCTGAACCGCCAGATGCAACAAGTAAAAGCCTTCATCCAGGAACGGGGTATTTCATGCAATGCAGAGATTGTGAAAGGTTTGAAGGGCCAGGAAACAGAGGCGGATGTTATTGTGGACTATGCCAAAAGGGTAGAAGGCGACCTCATCGTCATCATGACCCAGCAAGAGACTGAAATGACGGACCTGTTCCTGGGATCCACGGCCCAGAGAATCATCAGTGAGTCTGACATTCCGGTGTTATCCCTGGTTCCCGAGAAGGTGTTGGATGGCGGTAACATCGTTACACCTTATTAA